From a region of the Corallococcus coralloides DSM 2259 genome:
- a CDS encoding DUF3943 domain-containing protein yields the protein MGPCAEVRADRMGHGGRVPGRGGFRGPWLPRGVALACALRACVAFADGSPQDMVRSVPSSVMALCAARLSPGQETQWAPCPPAAEENPSLPADAPVKEDDIRDNPGPHPWIALGEVTAINLFVWTWDRYIANKDWAYISPSVWKENFRTGFVWDQDGFSTNQFAHPYHGGLYYTAARDNGLPYEAAVPLTFLGSLQWELFAENEPPSANDLINTTVGGVAMGEALYRLSSLVLDTEVRGRQRFVRELAAGIISPVRGFNRVLRGDVSHHGPSPTEWWPDDIAGWASLGYLKLGDGRSLAWGEDQFFIQGTLRYGNMYRGDFHRPFDAFDARVQFTTRENSLVTNARLQGLLAKATLWSAERDELRLGLLQQLDYTDTLAYEVGGQSLDAGLLHEHRFLNRSRLRTALLVEGSLITGVTSEHTDSEGNEGRDYDYGPGLGFQLQMAYLREDWEVVTLEAGAEHVLVVDGSGGSHRVHQAQLQVDLPVYKNLGMGSQLNWFQRHSRFDAFPAVTKDTWQLRIFVSLH from the coding sequence ATGGGGCCGTGCGCGGAGGTGCGGGCGGACCGGATGGGGCACGGCGGGCGGGTGCCAGGGCGCGGCGGATTCCGGGGGCCGTGGCTGCCGCGAGGCGTGGCGCTGGCGTGCGCCCTGCGCGCCTGCGTCGCGTTCGCGGACGGTTCGCCACAGGACATGGTGCGCTCGGTTCCGTCCAGCGTCATGGCCCTCTGCGCGGCGCGGCTTTCGCCCGGCCAGGAGACCCAGTGGGCCCCCTGCCCTCCCGCGGCCGAGGAGAACCCCTCGCTGCCGGCGGATGCGCCCGTGAAGGAGGACGACATCCGGGACAACCCCGGGCCCCACCCGTGGATTGCGTTGGGGGAAGTGACCGCCATCAACCTGTTCGTCTGGACGTGGGACCGGTACATCGCGAACAAGGACTGGGCGTACATCTCCCCGTCCGTGTGGAAGGAGAACTTCCGCACGGGCTTCGTCTGGGACCAGGACGGCTTCTCCACCAACCAGTTCGCCCACCCGTATCACGGCGGCCTCTACTACACGGCCGCGCGCGACAACGGCCTGCCGTACGAGGCCGCGGTGCCGCTCACCTTCCTGGGCAGCCTGCAGTGGGAGCTGTTCGCGGAGAACGAGCCGCCGTCCGCCAACGACCTCATCAACACGACCGTAGGCGGCGTGGCCATGGGCGAGGCGCTCTACCGGCTGTCCTCGCTGGTGCTGGACACGGAGGTCCGGGGCCGGCAGCGCTTCGTCCGCGAGCTGGCCGCCGGCATCATCAGCCCCGTGCGCGGCTTCAACCGCGTGCTGCGCGGCGACGTTTCCCACCATGGCCCCTCGCCGACGGAGTGGTGGCCGGACGACATCGCGGGCTGGGCCTCGCTGGGCTACCTCAAGCTGGGCGACGGCAGGTCCCTGGCCTGGGGCGAGGATCAGTTCTTCATCCAGGGCACCCTGCGCTACGGCAACATGTACCGGGGCGACTTCCACCGCCCCTTCGACGCCTTCGACGCGCGCGTCCAGTTCACCACCCGGGAGAACAGCCTCGTCACCAACGCGCGGCTGCAGGGCCTGCTCGCGAAGGCCACGCTCTGGAGCGCCGAGCGCGACGAGCTGCGCCTGGGCCTGCTCCAGCAGCTCGATTACACGGACACGCTCGCGTACGAGGTGGGCGGCCAGTCCCTGGACGCGGGCCTGCTGCACGAGCACCGGTTCCTCAACCGCTCCCGGCTGAGGACCGCGCTGCTCGTGGAGGGCAGCCTCATCACCGGCGTCACCTCCGAGCACACCGACAGCGAGGGCAACGAAGGCCGCGACTACGACTACGGCCCCGGCCTGGGCTTCCAGCTCCAGATGGCGTACCTGCGCGAGGACTGGGAGGTCGTCACGCTGGAGGCGGGCGCCGAACACGTGCTGGTGGTGGACGGCTCGGGAGGCTCGCACCGGGTGCACCAGGCCCAGCTGCAGGTGGACCTCCCCGTGTACAAGAACCTGGGGATGGGATCACAGCTGAACTGGTTCCAACGCCACAGCCGCTTCGACGCCTTCCCGGCCGTGACGAAGGACACCTGGCAGCTGCGCATCTTCGTGTCCCTGCACTGA
- a CDS encoding MOSC domain-containing protein, whose amino-acid sequence MPTPAPSLTGHLANVLLCTDAEPKRFVTREVPEVTVDFAGIVGDRHAGLTRKADVRVPWFPKGTLIRNTRQLSIVSREELVEVARTLGVPHVLASWLGANLELVGVPRLTHLPPGTRLFFPEEATLVMEGENQPCVGPGRVIEAHHPDRKGLASRFVKAAWQKRGLVGWVERPGLIRAGDAVRVMLPPPVTYSLPSAPSESEEVG is encoded by the coding sequence ATGCCCACTCCTGCTCCCTCGCTGACCGGACACCTGGCCAACGTGCTGCTGTGCACGGACGCTGAACCCAAGCGCTTCGTCACCCGGGAGGTCCCCGAGGTGACGGTCGACTTCGCGGGCATCGTCGGAGACCGGCACGCGGGCCTCACGCGCAAGGCGGACGTGCGGGTGCCGTGGTTCCCCAAGGGCACGCTCATCCGCAACACCCGGCAGCTCTCCATCGTGTCACGCGAGGAGCTGGTGGAGGTGGCGCGCACGCTGGGCGTGCCGCACGTGCTGGCGTCGTGGCTGGGCGCGAACCTGGAGCTCGTGGGCGTGCCGCGGCTGACGCACCTTCCTCCGGGGACGCGGCTGTTCTTCCCGGAAGAGGCCACGCTGGTGATGGAAGGGGAGAACCAGCCCTGCGTGGGGCCGGGCCGCGTGATTGAAGCGCACCACCCGGACCGGAAGGGCCTTGCGAGTCGCTTCGTGAAGGCCGCGTGGCAGAAGCGCGGGCTGGTGGGCTGGGTGGAGCGCCCGGGCCTCATCCGCGCGGGCGACGCGGTGCGCGTGATGCTGCCGCCGCCGGTGACGTACTCGCTGCCCTCCGCGCCCTCGGAGTCGGAAGAGGTGGGCTGA
- a CDS encoding MBL fold metallo-hydrolase: MSVELRRNGLHLTGTPLSLDAKRKSPLSFVSHGHSDHIARHESTIATAATLRFMAHRLGPVASPLSVPFRRPFELGPLLLELLPAGHILGSAQLRVTRADGKRIVYTGDLNTAPSLTAEATEVATCDTLVIESTFGHPRYRFPPRPEVLGQVETWLRAQLNRGVTPVLLGYPLGKSQEAMKQLALRGFQLVAHPSIFDVAELYAELGVPIENLRRYDGRVEPGEVLFFPPHLARGGALAPHWPRATAVLTGWAMDPGGARRYGADVAFPLSDHADFPSLLRYVKDTGARDVITCHGFAEELAQALRDAGTDARPLGKPQQMTLF, from the coding sequence ATGAGCGTGGAGCTGAGACGCAACGGCCTGCACCTGACGGGCACGCCCCTGTCGCTGGACGCGAAGCGCAAGTCGCCGCTGTCCTTCGTCAGTCACGGGCACTCGGACCACATCGCCCGCCACGAGAGCACCATCGCCACGGCCGCGACGCTGCGCTTCATGGCCCACCGGCTGGGGCCGGTGGCGTCCCCGCTGTCCGTGCCCTTCCGCCGCCCGTTCGAGCTGGGGCCGCTGCTCCTGGAGCTGTTGCCCGCGGGCCACATCCTGGGCAGCGCGCAGCTGCGCGTCACGCGCGCGGATGGCAAGCGCATCGTCTACACGGGGGACCTCAACACCGCGCCGTCGCTCACCGCGGAGGCCACGGAGGTCGCGACCTGCGACACGCTGGTCATCGAGTCCACCTTCGGGCACCCGCGCTACCGCTTCCCGCCGCGCCCGGAGGTGCTGGGGCAGGTGGAGACGTGGCTGCGCGCGCAGCTGAACCGGGGCGTGACGCCGGTGCTGCTGGGCTATCCCCTGGGCAAGAGCCAGGAGGCGATGAAGCAGCTGGCCCTGCGCGGCTTCCAGCTGGTGGCGCACCCGTCCATCTTCGACGTCGCGGAGCTGTACGCGGAGCTGGGCGTCCCCATCGAGAACCTGCGCCGCTACGACGGCCGCGTGGAGCCGGGCGAGGTGCTCTTCTTCCCGCCGCACCTGGCGCGGGGCGGGGCCCTGGCGCCGCACTGGCCCCGGGCGACGGCGGTGCTCACCGGCTGGGCCATGGACCCCGGGGGCGCGCGGCGCTACGGCGCGGACGTGGCCTTCCCTTTGTCAGACCACGCGGACTTCCCGTCCCTCCTGCGCTACGTGAAGGACACCGGTGCGCGGGACGTCATCACCTGCCACGGCTTCGCGGAGGAGCTGGCCCAGGCGCTGCGCGACGCGGGCACGGACGCTCGCCCGCTGGGCAAGCCACAGCAGATGACCCTGTTTTGA
- a CDS encoding DMT family transporter, with protein sequence MSEGREGAQWKADGALVLLTVFWGLTFVVVKDALAFADPFTFLTLRFTLGAVVMSALAGRRMFTPGLVKKGLLLAVLLFLSFALQTVGLIDTTPSRAAFLTGLNVLFVPLMSAVVLKRLPRWTTTVGVVLAAVGLYALTRPSQLEASLDGGFRLGNWLSVGCAMTYAGHILLTERFAPGESVRGLVAVQLAGVAVLSALCLPFVERRLEPTPMLWGAVVVCGVLASALAIGVQTWGQARTTAVRAALIFALEPAFASAFSVAVGREVLGPQAWAGGALILMGVLFSELGPVVWDGWRARGRTPAA encoded by the coding sequence GTGTCCGAAGGGCGTGAGGGTGCGCAGTGGAAGGCGGATGGGGCGCTGGTGCTGCTCACCGTCTTCTGGGGACTGACGTTCGTGGTGGTGAAGGACGCGCTCGCGTTCGCGGATCCGTTCACGTTCCTCACCTTGCGCTTCACCCTGGGCGCGGTGGTGATGTCAGCGCTCGCCGGGCGGCGGATGTTCACTCCCGGCCTGGTGAAGAAGGGGCTGCTGCTGGCGGTGCTGCTGTTCCTGAGCTTCGCGCTCCAGACGGTGGGGTTGATTGACACCACGCCGTCACGCGCGGCGTTCCTCACCGGGCTCAACGTCCTCTTCGTCCCGCTGATGTCCGCGGTGGTCCTCAAGCGGCTGCCCCGGTGGACCACCACGGTGGGGGTGGTGCTGGCGGCGGTGGGGCTGTACGCGCTGACGCGGCCCTCGCAGCTCGAAGCGTCCCTGGACGGCGGCTTCCGCCTGGGCAACTGGCTGTCGGTCGGATGCGCCATGACGTACGCGGGGCACATCCTGCTCACGGAGCGCTTCGCCCCGGGAGAGAGCGTGCGGGGGCTGGTGGCGGTGCAGCTCGCCGGCGTGGCGGTGCTGTCCGCGCTGTGTCTGCCCTTCGTGGAGCGCAGGCTGGAGCCGACCCCGATGCTCTGGGGCGCGGTCGTCGTGTGCGGCGTGCTGGCCAGCGCACTGGCCATCGGTGTGCAGACGTGGGGCCAGGCGCGCACCACGGCGGTGCGCGCGGCGCTCATCTTCGCGCTGGAGCCGGCGTTCGCGTCCGCCTTCTCCGTGGCCGTGGGTCGCGAGGTGCTGGGGCCCCAGGCGTGGGCCGGAGGCGCGCTCATCCTCATGGGCGTGCTCTTCTCCGAGTTGGGGCCCGTGGTGTGGGACGGATGGCGGGCACGGGGCCGCACGCCCGCCGCCTGA
- a CDS encoding GNAT family N-acetyltransferase: MPSGGVSTAELADLLAALPFGHRLWVRGMGRCLYPLLRSGDAVRLLRCGPERLARGDVALVRHGPRLAAQVVLSTEPWVTESLLGGTDVAGGELVGRIIALKRGRWVMRLPRPTRPALFLLQRTLSGVWTKPASRAVFRHLRDLFSGWTKPLRRQFVGPLEIRLVRPEDLDALLAFATERLVVSGTFLRRQLRDRWGLPQDRRVGAAAGAFDAQGHLLGFAWADDYHQEGLSLDGFWVRSLVVSPKVRRMGVATALVRCLVEEIHRQGADRLQADIDEDNTASLRTFSGLGFRPAPDALTVATNQQWDAAGGSKRLVVLVRPLPA; encoded by the coding sequence ATGCCCTCTGGTGGCGTCTCGACGGCCGAGCTCGCGGACCTGCTTGCGGCGCTGCCCTTCGGCCACCGGCTGTGGGTGCGCGGCATGGGGCGGTGTCTCTACCCGCTCTTGCGCAGCGGGGACGCGGTGCGGCTGTTGCGCTGTGGGCCGGAGCGGCTGGCGCGCGGGGACGTGGCGCTGGTGCGGCATGGGCCCCGGCTGGCCGCGCAGGTGGTGCTGTCCACGGAGCCCTGGGTGACGGAGTCGCTGTTGGGCGGCACGGATGTGGCGGGCGGGGAGCTGGTGGGGCGCATCATCGCGCTCAAGCGCGGGCGGTGGGTGATGCGGCTGCCAAGGCCCACGCGGCCGGCGCTGTTCCTCTTGCAGCGCACCCTGTCCGGCGTGTGGACGAAGCCCGCGTCCCGCGCCGTGTTCCGCCACCTGCGCGACCTGTTCTCCGGGTGGACGAAGCCGCTGCGCCGCCAGTTCGTGGGGCCGCTCGAAATCCGGCTGGTGCGCCCGGAGGACCTGGACGCGCTGCTCGCCTTCGCCACGGAGCGGCTGGTGGTGTCCGGCACCTTCCTGCGCCGGCAGCTGCGCGACCGGTGGGGCCTGCCGCAAGACAGGCGCGTGGGCGCGGCGGCGGGCGCGTTCGACGCGCAGGGGCACCTGCTCGGCTTCGCCTGGGCGGACGACTACCACCAGGAGGGGCTGTCCCTGGACGGCTTCTGGGTGCGCTCGCTGGTGGTGTCCCCCAAGGTGCGGCGCATGGGCGTGGCCACCGCGCTGGTGCGGTGCCTGGTGGAGGAGATCCACCGGCAGGGCGCGGACCGGCTCCAGGCGGACATCGACGAGGACAACACCGCCTCCCTGCGGACCTTCTCCGGCCTGGGGTTCCGCCCCGCGCCGGACGCGCTGACCGTCGCCACGAACCAGCAGTGGGACGCGGCTGGAGGGAGCAAGCGACTGGTCGTGCTGGTGCGCCCGCTCCCGGCCTGA